The following nucleotide sequence is from Pseudomonas sp. RC10.
GTGATGCACTGCAGCCAGGTGCGCTGCGCAGAGGTGATGCGGTGGGCCTGCTCGGCCTCGGCCAGCCCCTCTAAAAAGCGCTGCCGCAGGGACGCGCTGTGGAAATACGTGACAGTGGCAGTAGACATGAAAGCTCCTTTTCACAAAATGCCCACGACCGGGTTTGAACCGGCCACGGGCCACATGTGGGGAGCGTAGGGAGAAACACGGGGCGGGCTGCGCTACATAACGCTGTGCACAGCGACGGGATTTTCAGATTGACTGAGCCGCCCCTTTGCAGCAGCGCGGCTTGCCGACGGCAGCGATCCCACTGACGCCACCGCCTGGCTGCTACAGGGCCAATGCGAAAAACGCTTTGATCAGCCGCAGCTCACGGCGTCGTTCCAGGCAGCCGATGAAATGCTGATTCACCAACCCCTCCCCCACCAGCGGCATCGCCACCACGCGCGGGTCGTGGCTGACTTCGACCGACGACACGATGCCGATGCCAAGGTCCGCCGCCACCGCTTCGGCGACCGCTTCACGACTGTCCAGCTCCAGCAACACCCGAGGATTGACCTCGGCCCGCGCACACGCGGCATCGAACGTCTTGCGGGTCACTGACGACGACTCACGCAACACCATGATCTGTCGGTCCAGCCGCTCGGCCGCGATTTCGACCTCATTCGCCCACGCGTGCCCAACCGGCAACAACGCACAGATTCGCGACTGCACGAGACTTTCCAGACAGAGCCCTTTGCGCGATTCCACTTCGGTCAACACCGCCACATCGGCATGCTCCGAGACCAGCGCAGCCAGGGTTTCCTGGGCATTGCCCAAGCGCAGATTGACCGTGATCCCCGGAAATTTCGCCCGCAGCCGAGCCAGCATGGGCATCACCAAGTGCGGCCCATCCGCCACAACTTCCAGACGCCCCGTCAACAATTCACGATGGGCCTCCAGCAGCGCTTCGGCTTCCTCGGCCATGCCGAACATCGCACGGGTGATCGCCGCGAGTTTCACCCCCTCTTCCGTCAATTCGACCCGCCGCGCCGTGCGCCGCAGCAGGGTGATCTGGTAGCGATCTTCCAGCGCCTTCACGTGACCGGTCACGGCAGGCTGGCTGATGAACAGGCGGGCGGCAGCACGGGTAAAGCTGCCTTCACGGGCCACGGCGTCGAAGGCGCGCAGTTGAAAGAGGTTCATGAATCGGCCTGACTTATAGTTCGGATAACAACAAGCAATTTGATTGATAGCCGCCCGAGCGTCAACGTAGCCCCATCACGTTCTGACCCTGCGAGGCCCTCATGAGAAATACGCCACCCGTCCTGCTGACCCCCGGCCCTTTGACGACATCCCTGCGTACCCGGCAGGCAATGAGGGTGGATTGGGGATCGTGGGATGAACGCTTCAATGCCCTGACCGCCAGCGTCTGCACGCAGTTGCTGGACATTCTCAACGGCCACGGCACCCATCACTGCGTTCCCCTTCAGGGCAGCGGCACCTTCGCCGTCGAAGCCGCCATCGGCACCCTCGTGCCTCGCGACGGCAAGGTGCTGGTACTGATCAACGGCGCTTACGGCAAACGACTGGCCAAGATTTGCGACGTGCTGGGCCGCGCGTTTTGCACCTTTGAAGCTCCGGAAGACCAGCCCATCACGGAGGCCGATCTCGAAGCGATGTTGCGAGCCGATTCGCGTATCACCCATATCGCGCTGATTCATTGCGAAACCAGCACCGGCATCCTCAACCCGCTGCCGGAGATCGCGGACGTCGTCGCTCGCCACGGTAAACGGCTGATCATTGATGCCATGAGCTCATTCGGCGCACTGCCGGTGGATGCCGCGAACATCCCGTTCGACGCGCTGATCGCCGCTTCGGGTAAATGCCTGGAGGGCGTGCCGGGGATGGGTTTCGTCTTTGTCCGCAAAGAAACGCTGGAGGCTGCCGCCGG
It contains:
- a CDS encoding LysR family transcriptional regulator; protein product: MNLFQLRAFDAVAREGSFTRAAARLFISQPAVTGHVKALEDRYQITLLRRTARRVELTEEGVKLAAITRAMFGMAEEAEALLEAHRELLTGRLEVVADGPHLVMPMLARLRAKFPGITVNLRLGNAQETLAALVSEHADVAVLTEVESRKGLCLESLVQSRICALLPVGHAWANEVEIAAERLDRQIMVLRESSSVTRKTFDAACARAEVNPRVLLELDSREAVAEAVAADLGIGIVSSVEVSHDPRVVAMPLVGEGLVNQHFIGCLERRRELRLIKAFFALAL
- a CDS encoding 2-aminoethylphosphonate--pyruvate transaminase, encoding MRNTPPVLLTPGPLTTSLRTRQAMRVDWGSWDERFNALTASVCTQLLDILNGHGTHHCVPLQGSGTFAVEAAIGTLVPRDGKVLVLINGAYGKRLAKICDVLGRAFCTFEAPEDQPITEADLEAMLRADSRITHIALIHCETSTGILNPLPEIADVVARHGKRLIIDAMSSFGALPVDAANIPFDALIAASGKCLEGVPGMGFVFVRKETLEAAAGRSPSLALDLHDQYAYMAKTGQWRFTPPTHVVAALHEALLQYREDGGLPARNARYTANCQTLIKGMVERGLRPFLPPSIQAPIIVTFHAPRDARYQFKDFYERVKAKGFILYPGKLTQVDTFRVGCIGHVDAQGMQAAVDAIGDVLLEMEVVDI